The genomic window ATTTTCTTACATCCACCAGGCCCGGATCGTCAGACAGTTTTTGTTTTATTCCGGCGGTAAAGGCTTTATTGAGCTCTGTGGCGAAGTTTATCTTGGCTATTCCAGCCCTTATAGCCTTGACAACAGAGTCATCTTTTACTCCCGACGCTCCATGGAGGACGAGAGGCGCTTTACCTTTTCCCGAATCCGGGCTATTCTTTCAATATCCAGCTCTGCCGACTGGACTTTCATTCTATGGGCGCTCCCCACGGAAACCGCCAGTGAGTCCACTCCGGTCCTTTCAAAGAAGTCCAGGGCTTCTTCGGGCGTTGTAAGATATTTTTTTATTTCTTCAGGCGACAGCGCCCCCTTTGCAGCATCGGGGACTTTACCGATTTCAGCTTCCAGCGGGATGGCCGCTGCATGAGCTATTTCCACCAGGCTTTTTGTAACTCTCACATTTTCTTCCAATGGAAGCGATGATCCGTCGAACATGAGGGATGTAAAACCTGCCCTCAGTGCCCTGATGACCGTATGAAAATCCACTCCGTGGTCCAGATGGCAAACTACCGGCACTTTTGCTTTATCCGCCAATACCTTTACTATTGCAAAAAGGCAGTTTTCACCGGCATACTCTATGGCTCCCTGGCTTATCTGAACAATAACAGGGGCTTTTTCTTCTTCTGCAGCCTCAACTATGGCCTGGGCTATTTCCATGTTGTTGGCATTAAATGCGCCTACAGCAAATTCATGTTCCATCGCATATATCAGCATCGCCTTGCTGTCTACAAGAGGCATATTATCAACTCCCTCAAATCATGTATTCCCTTATGTCTTCAAATTCCCGGATGGAAATACCGCCTTCGCCGAGATATCTTGGATTTGCCGCACCCTTTTTATGATCGGCATGATAATCCGAACCGCCGGTAAAAAATTTTACTCTCCCCGAATACTCTTTTTTTACATACTGTTCGATTTCCATGTCTTTTAATGTTCCTTTATAACTCGTCTTGCTGTAAGGGTAGCACGCCTCCATGCCATCAAGGCCATGGTTTATTAGCCTCTCTATATATTCGCTTCTAGTCATATTTCTGCCATCTGGATATTGAATTATATCATCTATCAGAAAAGGATGGGCCAGTACCGCCGTGCCTCCGCAGGATTTTATCAAATCTATGGCGTCAAAAGGCTCTATTTTTCTTCTCCGGACATTTAATTCAGGATCATCCCTCACCATTATCTTGGCATCTTTCCAGGTCTGGGCATAACCCTTTTAGCCATCAATTCAAATATATGCTTTCTCTGAACTTCATCAGGATCTCTATATTTTATATCACCTTTTTCATCAGTATATTTTAATATCTCATTTTCGTAATCCACCCGGCATCCCCCTGGATGTAAGTATATTGCACAATTCCCTGTAGGCCTCGGACTTGCTTTTTTGGGCCCTCTCCACCTCCTCTTTCAACAACGGGCTTTCCCAGTCCATCCGGTATCCCAGGATGTGTACATCATCCACGTAAGTGTCACACGAAAATTCATATCCAGCACCAGGTCTATGCTTTTTTTTGCCGCAAAAACCTTTATATCAATTCTGCCGTCGCAGGTATCTATATAAAGCGGAGGCTGTATGTCATGATCGGTAATAGCGATTACTTTAAGGCCGGCTTTTGTTGCATTTTCTATAAGCTCTTCCGGAGAATCGTTGCCGTCGGAGCGAATCGTATGGCAGTGCAAATCGCAGTCATATCTCATCTGTGCTCACCTCCTTTGTTAATGTTAGGGGACACACCTCCTCTTCTGGGGTATGCTTCTGGAGTAGTCGGGGGAATGTCCCCAATATAAAGTTTGTGCCCTAAGCTAATAAAAGAATAAGCTTTTTTAAATCGGTAATAATGAAGTCAGGATCTGCTTCAATGATAGATTCTATGGATGCAATGCCATATGTCACAGCACATGTATGTGTTCCTGCATTTTTGCCGCACAAAATATCCAGTTCTGAATCACCCACATATAGAGCCTCTTCCGGTTTTGTATTTATCTTCTCCAGCAAAACATTTATTATCTCCGGATTCGGCTTCCTGTTTTTTACATGTTCGGGCCCCAGCATTACAGAAAAATAATTCCTTACTCCCAGGTGTTCCAATATCTTTTCACTTAATGATATTACTTTATTTGTAGCAAGGGCAATCTCCATTTCTCTTTTTTTTAAAAATTCCAGGACCTCTTTTACGCCGGGGTACAATGTGGTATAAACAGTGCAGCTCTGGCCGTAATTATTTTTGTAGTTCTGCAACACTTCGTCGAACCTGTGCATGTTTTGCTCCCCCAAACAGCGTTTTACAAGGATGTCAACTCCACCGCCGATAAAACTCGCTATAGTGTCCTCGGGCAGGGTAGGAAGGTTTAGCTCGCTCAGTGTTTTATTTGCGGCCACCGCGATATCCTTTCTTGAATCTATCAGGGTTCCATCCAGGTCAAATATAACAGTTTTTATATTCAATACTGCAGTCCTCCTCTCATTCAACTTTGCACCGATATTTCACATCTATTTTATTAATCTTTTCCACCTTTGGCAAGGACCCGGCCACCCTGAAACTCGGATTCCAGCCAGACATCCACCAGCTTTTTGGCAAGTTCGGTGCCCACCACCAGCGCACCCATGGTCATAATCTGGGCGTCGTTGCTCTTGCGGGCTCTTTCGGCCGAATATACATCATGGCATTGGGCCGCCCTGACGCCGGGGACTTTGTTGGCAACGATGGCCATGCCGATACCTGTGCCGCAGATGAGAATCCCCCTGTCATAATCTCCCCTGCTCACTCTTTCCGCAAGGGCAAGGCCGATATCCGGATAATCGACGGGGCTTTATCATAAACTCCTATATCCGTAACCTCCAGCCCTTTTGATTGTATATGCTGTTTTATTATCTCCTTCAATTCAAAGCCCAGATGATCAGAACCCAGTATAATCTTCATAATTATTGACCCCCATCTTATTTATTGTTCAAAAATTTCTCTACTTTTACCGCCAGACTTTCACTATCCAGGCCGAACTCCTTTTTTAGCATCTCTTCGGAACCGGCGGTGCCGAACCTGTTTTTCACTCCCATTCTCATAAGTCTTACATTATGCCCGTTTTCCGCCAGAAAACTCCGCCACGGCGCTTCCTAGACCGCCCGTTATATTGTGATGTTCGACAGTCACGATATGTTTTATGAATGAAGTAAGTTTCATTAGCAGTTCTTCGTCCAGAGGCCTTATGGTAGACATATTTACTACCGTTGCATGAATACCTTTTGATTGCAAAACCTCTTCGGCTTTCAAACTGTCGTATACCGCTCCGCCGCAGGCGATAATAACGACATCGCCGCCTTTGGTCAGAATTTGTCCTTTTCCAATTTCAAAGTTATTCTCAGCCACCGGAAGCAGCGGCTCCTCTTTTCTCCCCCTTAAGCGCATATAAACAGGGCCCTTATACTCGAAGATCGCTTCTGTCGCTTTATAGGCTTCCGCAGCATCGGCAGGGTCTATTATAGCGATGTTCGGCACTGCCCTTACAGCCGCCATGTCTTCCAGTGCGAGATGTGTAAAGCCCAGCCATGCCGATGAAAAGCCCGTATCGGTGCCAATCAGTTTGACGTTCATCCCG from Biomaibacter acetigenes includes these protein-coding regions:
- a CDS encoding PHP domain-containing protein, whose translation is MRYDCDLHCHTIRSDGNDSPEELIENATKAGLKVIAITDHDIQPPLYIDTCDGRIDIKVFAAKKSIDLVLDMNFRVTLTWMMYTSWDTGWTGKARC
- a CDS encoding HAD family hydrolase; protein product: MNIKTVIFDLDGTLIDSRKDIAVAANKTLSELNLPTLPEDTIASFIGGGVDILVKRCLGEQNMHRFDEVLQNYKNNYGQSCTVYTTLYPGVKEVLEFLKKREMEIALATNKVISLSEKILEHLGVRNYFSVMLGPEHVKNRKPNPEIINVLLEKINTKPEEALYVGDSELDILCGKNAGTHTCAVTYGIASIESIIEADPDFIITDLKKLILLLA
- a CDS encoding transketolase family protein produces the protein MSEMKKSTRTSFAEALVKVGQENLKVVAVAADSASRYGDFVKKFPERSFNVGIAEQTMIGVAAGLALSGKIPVVTSYANFLTFRAIEQVRVDIATGGMNVKLIGTDTGFSSAWLGFTHLALEDMAAVRAVPNIAIIDPADAAEAYKATEAIFEYKGPVYMRLRGRKEEPLLPVAENNFEIGKGQILTKGGDVVIIACGGAVYDSLKAEEVLQSKGIHATVVNMSTIRPLDEELLMKLTSFIKHIVTVEHHNITGGLGSAVAEFSGGKRA